A genomic window from Streptomyces mirabilis includes:
- the exaC gene encoding acetaldehyde dehydrogenase ExaC, giving the protein MTRYAAPGTEGAIVSYQARYDHFIGGEYVPPARGQYFENPSPVNGQPFTEVARGTAEDVERALDAAHAAAPGWGRTSVTARGDILLKIADRMEANLEKLAVAESWENGKPVRETLAADIPLAIDHFRYFAGAIRAQEGSLGEVDDDTVAYHFHEPLGVVAQIIPWNFPILMAVWKLAPALAAGNAVVIKPAEQTPASIHYWMSLIADLLPPGVVNIVNGFGVEAGKPLASSPRVAKVAFTGETTTGRLIMQYASENIKPVTLELGGKSPNIFFDDVWAQNDDFRDKALEGFTMFALNQGEVCTCPSRALVQRGHYGEFMEAAVARTELIKPGHPLDTDTMIGAQASNDQLEKILSYLDIGRQEGARILTGGERVEHDGELKGGYYVQPTIFEGDNRMRIFQEEIFGPVVSVTSFDDFDDAIKTANDTLYGLGAGVWTRDINTAYRAGRAIQAGRVWTNCYHAYPAHAAFGGYKQSGIGRETHKMMLEHYQQTKNLLVSYSPKKLGFF; this is encoded by the coding sequence ATGACCCGTTACGCGGCGCCCGGCACCGAGGGCGCGATCGTCTCCTACCAGGCGCGTTACGACCACTTCATCGGCGGCGAGTACGTGCCGCCGGCTCGTGGGCAGTACTTCGAGAACCCGAGTCCGGTGAACGGACAGCCGTTCACGGAGGTCGCGCGGGGCACCGCCGAGGACGTGGAGCGCGCCCTGGACGCGGCGCACGCGGCCGCGCCCGGCTGGGGCCGCACCTCCGTCACCGCGCGAGGCGACATCCTGCTGAAGATCGCCGACCGGATGGAGGCGAACCTGGAGAAGCTGGCGGTCGCCGAGAGCTGGGAGAACGGCAAGCCGGTGCGCGAGACCCTGGCCGCCGACATCCCGCTGGCCATCGACCACTTCCGCTACTTCGCGGGGGCGATCCGCGCCCAGGAGGGCTCGCTCGGCGAGGTCGACGACGACACCGTCGCGTACCACTTCCACGAGCCGCTCGGGGTCGTCGCGCAGATCATTCCCTGGAACTTCCCGATCCTGATGGCGGTCTGGAAGCTCGCCCCGGCGCTGGCGGCGGGCAACGCGGTCGTCATCAAGCCCGCCGAGCAGACCCCGGCGTCCATTCACTACTGGATGAGCCTGATCGCGGACCTGCTCCCGCCGGGCGTCGTCAACATCGTCAACGGCTTCGGCGTGGAGGCGGGCAAGCCGCTCGCGTCCAGCCCGCGGGTGGCGAAGGTGGCATTCACGGGTGAGACCACGACCGGGCGGCTGATCATGCAGTACGCCTCGGAGAACATCAAGCCGGTCACGCTGGAACTCGGCGGCAAGTCCCCGAACATCTTCTTCGACGACGTCTGGGCGCAGAACGACGACTTCCGGGACAAGGCACTCGAGGGCTTCACGATGTTCGCCCTCAACCAGGGCGAGGTCTGCACCTGCCCGTCACGGGCGCTCGTCCAGCGTGGTCACTACGGCGAGTTCATGGAGGCGGCGGTCGCCCGCACCGAGCTGATCAAGCCGGGCCATCCGCTCGACACCGACACGATGATCGGGGCGCAGGCCTCCAACGACCAGTTGGAGAAGATCCTCTCCTACCTGGACATCGGTCGGCAGGAGGGTGCCAGGATCCTCACCGGTGGCGAACGTGTCGAGCACGACGGTGAGTTGAAGGGCGGCTACTACGTCCAGCCGACGATCTTCGAGGGTGACAACCGGATGCGGATCTTCCAGGAGGAGATCTTCGGACCGGTCGTCTCGGTCACGTCGTTCGACGACTTCGACGACGCCATCAAGACCGCCAACGACACGCTGTACGGCCTCGGGGCCGGCGTATGGACGCGCGACATCAACACCGCCTATCGCGCGGGCCGTGCGATCCAGGCGGGCCGGGTGTGGACGAACTGCTACCACGCCTACCCCGCGCACGCGGCGTTCGGCGGCTACAAGCAGTCCGGCATCGGACGCGAGACGCACAAGATGATGCTGGAGCACTACCAGCAGACCAAGAATCTTCTGGTGTCGTACTCGCCGAAGAAGCTGGGCTTCTTCTAG
- a CDS encoding ATP-binding SpoIIE family protein phosphatase produces the protein MAAPDGVLTCWSTGAEQLLGLSAAEAVGLPAAELLASALPAAARERFARQEGWTGPVALRNQDGSAVECRLRACPLPTGDGRAGWLLEGVPVREETERDTDPLIRWSFDQSPFSLAIYDSEGRFLRVNEPMTKQLAASERELRGLRITEHMPDQGFQAPERSLDRVLQTGEPEHIENYVRVPGEPHAHAWIVHFTPLKDSLGLVHGVQLAALDFSEQYVARERLALLNEASRSIGSSLDVPRTAQELADVAVPALADFVSVDLLDTVLRGDEPPLIPVDGPLLLRRTAIRSSVKPAVTVGELARYPEFSPPVRCLATGHGTVHQIGEPEITRWLAHDPDRATWVVRYRAQSLITVPLRARGTNLGVALFTRLAPSAAPYGPDDLQIAEELAARAAVCIDNARRYTREHRTALALQHSLLPQGTVAQAAVDVAGRYLSSDSHIGVGGDWFDVIPLSGARVALVVGDVVGHGIAASAAMGRLRTAVRTLADVDLAPDELLTHLDDLVVRLSSGPDSGAEASTGELGATCLYAVYDPISRMCSLASAGHLWPALVRPDGRVDFLELPTGPPLGVGGIPLECVHHEVPEGSLLALYTDGLIEARHRDADAGLHALRGALADAAASSLETTCDKVLKALLDERPTDDAVLLIARTRALDSGHIAVWDLPNDPEVVAGARSRATAQLHAWELDELTYVTELVVSELVTNAIRYGGAPIQLRLIKEKTLICEVSDASSTSPHLRRARIFDEGGRGLMLVAQLTERWGTRYTGTGKTIWTEQPLPARVPRAPTCGVRAD, from the coding sequence GTGGCGGCTCCGGACGGTGTGCTGACCTGTTGGAGCACCGGTGCGGAGCAGTTGCTCGGGCTCTCCGCCGCCGAGGCTGTCGGCCTGCCCGCGGCAGAGCTCCTCGCCTCAGCCCTCCCCGCGGCTGCTCGTGAGCGATTCGCCCGGCAGGAGGGCTGGACCGGGCCGGTGGCACTCCGCAACCAGGACGGCAGCGCCGTGGAGTGCCGGTTGCGCGCGTGCCCGCTGCCCACGGGTGACGGGCGAGCCGGTTGGCTGCTGGAGGGCGTCCCGGTGCGGGAGGAGACGGAGCGCGACACGGACCCACTGATCCGCTGGTCATTCGACCAGTCCCCGTTCTCCCTGGCGATCTACGACTCCGAGGGCCGATTCCTGCGCGTCAACGAGCCCATGACCAAGCAGCTCGCCGCCTCCGAGCGGGAGCTTCGGGGGCTCCGGATCACCGAGCACATGCCAGATCAGGGCTTCCAGGCTCCCGAGCGATCTCTCGATCGCGTGCTGCAGACCGGTGAGCCCGAGCACATCGAGAACTACGTCAGAGTCCCGGGAGAGCCCCACGCGCACGCCTGGATCGTCCACTTCACCCCGCTCAAGGACTCTCTCGGACTGGTGCACGGCGTGCAGCTGGCCGCCCTGGACTTCTCCGAGCAGTACGTGGCCCGCGAGCGCTTGGCGCTGCTCAACGAGGCCAGCAGGAGTATCGGCAGCAGCCTAGATGTGCCCCGGACCGCCCAGGAGCTGGCCGACGTAGCCGTGCCTGCCCTGGCGGACTTCGTCTCCGTCGATCTCCTAGACACCGTGCTGCGCGGCGACGAGCCCCCGCTGATCCCCGTCGACGGGCCCCTGCTGCTGCGGCGCACAGCCATCCGCTCCAGTGTGAAGCCCGCAGTCACAGTCGGCGAGCTGGCCCGCTACCCGGAGTTCTCACCGCCGGTCCGGTGCCTGGCCACCGGCCACGGCACCGTGCACCAGATCGGGGAGCCCGAGATCACCCGCTGGCTGGCCCACGACCCCGACCGGGCTACCTGGGTGGTTCGGTATCGCGCGCAGTCGCTGATCACGGTGCCGCTCCGCGCTCGCGGTACCAACCTCGGCGTCGCCCTCTTCACCCGATTGGCTCCCTCAGCCGCGCCGTACGGACCCGACGACCTGCAGATCGCCGAGGAGCTGGCGGCGCGCGCCGCGGTCTGCATCGACAACGCCCGCCGTTACACCCGCGAGCACAGGACGGCACTGGCTCTCCAGCACAGCCTTCTGCCACAGGGGACTGTCGCGCAGGCAGCCGTGGACGTCGCTGGCCGCTACCTCTCCTCAGACTCGCACATCGGCGTCGGCGGTGACTGGTTCGACGTCATCCCGCTTTCCGGCGCCCGCGTCGCCCTCGTGGTCGGCGATGTGGTCGGCCATGGCATCGCCGCCTCGGCCGCCATGGGGCGCCTTCGCACGGCCGTGCGTACCCTCGCCGATGTCGATCTGGCCCCGGACGAGCTCCTCACCCACCTTGACGACCTTGTGGTCCGGCTAAGTTCCGGGCCCGACTCCGGTGCGGAGGCGTCGACGGGAGAACTCGGAGCCACTTGCCTGTACGCGGTCTACGACCCCATTTCCCGCATGTGCTCGCTCGCCAGTGCGGGTCACCTTTGGCCCGCACTGGTGCGCCCTGATGGCAGAGTGGATTTCCTCGAACTGCCCACCGGCCCGCCACTCGGCGTGGGCGGGATTCCGCTCGAGTGCGTCCACCACGAAGTTCCCGAAGGTAGTCTCCTTGCGCTGTACACCGACGGCCTGATCGAGGCACGCCATCGCGATGCCGACGCCGGTCTGCATGCCCTGCGCGGCGCCCTCGCCGACGCCGCCGCTTCGTCGTTGGAGACCACCTGCGACAAGGTGCTCAAGGCGCTGCTCGACGAGCGGCCCACCGACGACGCCGTACTGCTCATCGCCCGTACACGTGCTCTGGACAGCGGGCACATCGCCGTCTGGGACCTCCCCAACGATCCGGAGGTCGTCGCAGGCGCCCGCTCTCGGGCGACCGCCCAACTCCACGCCTGGGAGCTGGACGAGCTGACCTACGTCACGGAACTCGTGGTCAGCGAGCTGGTGACCAACGCCATCCGCTACGGTGGCGCGCCCATTCAGCTGCGGCTGATCAAGGAAAAGACGCTGATCTGCGAGGTCTCCGACGCCAGCAGCACCTCACCCCACCTGCGCCGCGCCCGCATCTTCGACGAGGGCGGACGCGGCCTCATGCTGGTCGCCCAGCTCACCGAGCGCTGGGGGACGCGATATACCGGCACCGGCAAGACCATCTGGACTGAGCAGCCCCTTCCCGCGCGGGTACCCAGGGCACCAACGTGCGGCGTGCGAGCTGACTGA
- a CDS encoding peptidase S8: MSPPVHPPLGGSTLRRTVSLTAVASLATAALALAAPAGQAAPSASPSSNGVTVAHSCATPTQKNVMACKALHVTAGTPKSAHAESDLTAAAAPSGYGPASLQAAYNLPSSSSGSGQTVAIVDAYDDPNAEADLAVYRSQYGLSACTTANGCFKKVNQTGGTSYPRGDSGWAEEISLDLDMVSAACPNCKILLVEASSATMTNLGTAVNTAVGLGAKYVSNSYGGSESSSDSTYDSSYFNHPGVAITVSSGDNGYGAEYPAASKYVTAVGGTSLKTSSTTRGWTDTVWSGAGSGCSSYDAKPTWQTDSGCAKRTVADVSAVADPNTGVAVYDSYRQATGWMVFGGTSASAPLIAATYALAGAPSSGSYPASFPYAHTSALYDVTSGSNGSCSGSYLCTGTTGYDGPTGLGVPNGTAAFTG; the protein is encoded by the coding sequence ATGTCTCCCCCGGTTCACCCACCTCTCGGAGGAAGTACGTTGCGCAGAACCGTTTCTCTCACCGCCGTGGCCTCCTTGGCCACGGCTGCTCTGGCCCTGGCAGCCCCGGCCGGCCAGGCGGCGCCCTCGGCCTCACCGTCGTCGAACGGCGTCACCGTCGCCCACTCCTGTGCGACCCCGACGCAGAAGAACGTGATGGCGTGCAAGGCGCTGCACGTCACCGCGGGCACCCCCAAGTCCGCGCACGCCGAGAGCGACCTGACGGCAGCCGCCGCCCCATCGGGCTACGGCCCCGCCTCGCTGCAGGCCGCGTACAACCTGCCTTCCTCCAGCAGCGGTTCGGGCCAGACCGTGGCCATCGTCGACGCGTACGACGACCCGAACGCCGAGGCCGACCTGGCCGTCTACCGCTCACAGTACGGCCTGTCCGCCTGCACCACCGCCAACGGCTGCTTCAAGAAGGTCAACCAGACCGGCGGCACCAGCTATCCGCGCGGTGACTCCGGCTGGGCCGAGGAGATATCCCTCGACCTCGACATGGTCAGCGCGGCCTGCCCGAACTGCAAGATCCTTCTGGTGGAGGCCAGTTCGGCGACCATGACGAACCTCGGCACGGCCGTGAACACCGCTGTCGGCCTGGGCGCCAAGTACGTCTCCAACAGCTACGGCGGCAGCGAGTCCTCCAGCGACTCCACCTACGACTCGTCGTACTTCAATCACCCCGGCGTCGCCATCACCGTCAGCTCCGGCGACAACGGCTACGGCGCCGAGTACCCGGCCGCGTCCAAGTACGTGACGGCCGTGGGCGGTACGTCCCTGAAGACCTCGTCCACCACACGCGGCTGGACCGACACGGTGTGGAGCGGGGCGGGCTCCGGCTGCTCCTCGTACGACGCCAAGCCCACCTGGCAGACCGACAGCGGCTGCGCCAAGCGGACCGTCGCGGACGTCTCCGCGGTCGCCGACCCGAACACCGGCGTCGCGGTCTACGACAGCTACCGGCAGGCCACCGGCTGGATGGTCTTCGGCGGCACCAGCGCCTCGGCCCCGCTGATCGCGGCGACCTACGCGCTGGCGGGCGCCCCGTCCTCCGGCTCGTACCCGGCGTCGTTCCCCTACGCCCACACCTCGGCACTGTACGACGTGACCAGCGGCTCGAACGGCAGCTGCTCCGGCTCGTACCTGTGCACCGGCACCACCGGGTACGACGGCCCGACCGGCCTCGGTGTCCCGAACGGCACGGCGGCCTTCACGGGCTGA
- a CDS encoding SpoIIE family protein phosphatase — MQAGFFCWDVATGEINCDPLTFSLHGLPEDGPPHLDSFLSRIPESDLPEFVVALQSMLESGGDYQIAYRVAAGEGVWRSLEARGRVLADSAGVPTTMVGVVMDTTAAHERQEAERRGFYEGAARNRRMQQLTAALAAAVTVKDIVAATQAGLQDFGADGFAVVASLPGGLSAVASYGDHDEELAAVCDLRPGVRSLLQDALARQAPVFVASVTELAAAYPQLAQAAESSRRRAWAAIPMADSRGPTGVCLMGFASLQEFGPEERALLVAVTGLLAQSLERARMYEAQQALATELQRGMLPPGPLSAPGLTIAARYQAATSGMWIGGDWYDAICLPGGAVALVIGDVQGHSVPAASLMGKLRTAVRAYACEGHGPAAVLTRTNRLLVEFDTDPDRAMFATCCYLVIDPAEGTVEACTAGHPAPALVAPGEPPRLLDITSGLPLGVDPQARYATKLTPIRPGSVLAVTTDGLLEAAEGDIDAGIEAFLAGLERATTADLEVLADELLAGVRRTPRHSDDIALLLARLNALAAH, encoded by the coding sequence GTGCAGGCGGGGTTCTTCTGCTGGGACGTCGCCACGGGAGAGATCAACTGTGATCCTCTCACCTTCTCCCTCCACGGCCTGCCCGAGGACGGCCCGCCTCATCTCGACAGCTTCCTGTCGAGGATCCCGGAGTCCGACCTGCCCGAGTTCGTCGTCGCGCTGCAATCGATGCTGGAATCCGGTGGCGACTACCAGATCGCCTACCGGGTCGCGGCGGGTGAAGGCGTCTGGCGTTCGCTGGAGGCCCGCGGGCGGGTGCTGGCCGACTCGGCCGGAGTGCCTACGACAATGGTCGGGGTGGTGATGGACACCACGGCCGCGCATGAGCGTCAGGAAGCCGAGAGGCGAGGCTTCTACGAAGGGGCGGCCCGCAATCGCCGGATGCAACAGCTCACCGCCGCGCTGGCGGCGGCCGTGACGGTCAAGGACATCGTGGCCGCCACGCAGGCAGGACTGCAGGACTTCGGCGCGGATGGGTTTGCCGTGGTGGCGTCGTTGCCCGGTGGGCTGTCCGCCGTGGCCTCCTACGGCGATCACGACGAGGAGCTGGCCGCCGTCTGCGATCTGCGTCCCGGCGTGCGCTCCCTGCTGCAGGATGCCCTGGCACGCCAGGCTCCGGTGTTCGTCGCTTCCGTCACCGAACTGGCCGCCGCCTACCCGCAGCTGGCACAGGCGGCCGAAAGTTCTCGCCGCCGCGCGTGGGCGGCGATTCCCATGGCAGATTCTCGAGGGCCGACCGGGGTCTGCCTGATGGGGTTCGCCTCGCTCCAGGAGTTCGGTCCCGAGGAGCGGGCCTTGCTGGTTGCCGTCACCGGACTGCTCGCCCAGTCCCTGGAGCGGGCGAGGATGTACGAGGCACAGCAAGCTCTGGCCACGGAACTGCAGCGTGGAATGCTGCCTCCCGGCCCGCTGTCGGCGCCCGGTTTGACGATTGCCGCACGCTACCAGGCGGCCACCTCGGGCATGTGGATCGGCGGCGACTGGTACGACGCCATCTGCCTTCCCGGCGGCGCGGTTGCACTGGTAATCGGAGATGTCCAGGGCCACAGCGTGCCGGCCGCCTCCCTGATGGGCAAGTTGCGCACGGCTGTGCGCGCCTATGCATGCGAGGGGCATGGTCCGGCTGCCGTGCTGACACGGACCAACCGGCTGCTCGTCGAATTCGACACCGATCCGGACCGGGCCATGTTCGCCACCTGCTGCTATCTGGTGATCGACCCCGCCGAGGGGACGGTCGAAGCCTGCACAGCGGGCCATCCGGCACCTGCCCTGGTCGCTCCAGGTGAGCCACCGCGCCTCCTCGACATCACCAGCGGCCTTCCGCTGGGTGTCGACCCGCAGGCCCGGTACGCGACCAAGCTGACACCAATCCGCCCTGGCAGCGTGCTGGCGGTCACGACCGACGGTCTTCTGGAAGCGGCAGAGGGAGACATCGACGCGGGCATCGAAGCATTCCTGGCAGGGCTGGAAAGAGCCACGACGGCCGACCTCGAGGTCCTGGCAGACGAACTCCTCGCCGGGGTACGGCGGACACCGCGCCACAGCGACGACATCGCCCTTCTGCTGGCCCGCCTCAACGCTCTCGCAGCGCACTGA
- a CDS encoding terpene synthase family protein, with protein sequence MQEYSFELPFPSRVSHAMESAALHHFRWVQEHGLLSQESLPEYRRWNVPEVAARFWPHAGGADLELGVDIAGWFILFDDQFDGPLGVEPHRVARIVQELIDVVYARPGAVPAVPNKSLTPAASGLISLWSRQVRGMSAAWQQRSTRNWIDFLNAYTSESINRRSGIIPDVSTYLSLRHKAGLENVLIDYAERIGHYEVPDALFALQEIQEMHNATVQVVNIVQDVFSVAKEEARGDCHNLVLVLQHHRNYSRGEALAEARSIVRGHTDEFLRLKARLPALFDAAALPPHDRGIAYVFVDDLQAQMKGCHDWCRSSSRYSRVIRARPDEPTYLEEMRLEGLGR encoded by the coding sequence ATGCAGGAATACTCGTTCGAACTCCCCTTCCCTTCTCGAGTCAGTCATGCCATGGAATCGGCAGCGCTTCACCACTTCCGCTGGGTCCAGGAGCATGGACTGCTGAGCCAGGAGTCCCTCCCCGAGTACCGCCGATGGAACGTGCCGGAGGTAGCCGCCCGCTTCTGGCCACATGCGGGCGGAGCGGACCTGGAGTTGGGGGTCGATATAGCAGGCTGGTTCATCCTGTTCGATGACCAGTTCGATGGGCCGCTCGGAGTGGAGCCGCACAGAGTCGCACGGATCGTCCAAGAACTCATCGATGTCGTGTACGCGCGTCCCGGCGCGGTACCCGCGGTTCCGAACAAGAGTCTCACCCCCGCGGCAAGCGGGCTCATCTCACTCTGGTCGCGTCAGGTCCGGGGAATGTCCGCCGCGTGGCAGCAGCGGTCGACCCGCAACTGGATCGACTTTCTCAACGCCTACACCAGCGAGAGCATCAACCGTCGAAGCGGCATCATTCCCGACGTCAGCACATATCTCAGTCTGCGCCACAAGGCAGGACTGGAGAATGTGCTGATCGACTACGCCGAACGCATCGGCCATTACGAAGTGCCTGATGCCCTGTTTGCCCTGCAGGAGATCCAGGAAATGCACAATGCGACGGTCCAGGTCGTCAATATTGTTCAGGACGTGTTCTCGGTTGCCAAGGAGGAAGCCAGAGGAGACTGTCACAACCTGGTTCTCGTACTCCAGCACCACCGGAACTATTCACGTGGGGAGGCCCTTGCGGAGGCCCGGTCGATAGTCCGCGGCCACACCGATGAATTCCTTCGCCTGAAGGCACGGCTCCCGGCACTTTTCGATGCCGCGGCCCTTCCCCCGCACGACCGGGGCATCGCCTATGTCTTCGTCGATGACCTCCAGGCCCAGATGAAGGGCTGTCACGACTGGTGCCGCAGCTCCAGCCGCTACTCCCGGGTGATCCGCGCTCGACCTGACGAGCCCACCTACCTCGAGGAAATGCGCCTGGAAGGACTCGGCCGCTGA
- a CDS encoding contact-dependent growth inhibition system immunity protein: MDRLLHLNRTLDELDPPRWAPPAADATHLVRTVHELRRVPLGELGAADLRTLLSQQVALPYVLPLAVRLLLEEPLLDACFYEGDLLLAAVNAPASAWALLPEPGARLRAVITTLPEAMTAGLPRGAAEELARFVARPETLR, translated from the coding sequence ATGGACCGTCTGCTGCACCTCAACCGCACGCTCGATGAGCTGGATCCACCCCGGTGGGCGCCTCCTGCCGCCGACGCGACCCACTTGGTGCGCACCGTGCATGAGTTGCGGCGTGTGCCCCTGGGTGAACTCGGTGCGGCGGATCTGCGCACTCTCCTTTCACAGCAGGTGGCACTGCCCTACGTCCTTCCACTCGCCGTGCGCTTGCTGCTCGAGGAGCCGCTGCTCGACGCCTGCTTCTACGAGGGCGACCTGCTGCTCGCTGCCGTCAACGCCCCTGCTTCGGCCTGGGCCCTGCTGCCAGAGCCCGGCGCGCGGCTGCGGGCCGTGATCACGACATTGCCGGAGGCAATGACCGCCGGCCTGCCCCGCGGTGCCGCCGAGGAGCTTGCCCGCTTCGTCGCGCGACCCGAGACGCTTCGCTGA
- a CDS encoding transposase — MLQLLLGLSDRQAAEAVPCRIDFKYGLPMELDDPGVRHSVLADFRERLAWHECPDRLLDLALSRLLEVGLKEAASYASALRSGPTPSMFWPRCAT, encoded by the coding sequence GTGCTGCAGTTGCTGCTCGGCCTGTCGGACCGGCAGGCAGCCGAAGCTGTGCCTTGCCGCATCGACTTCAAATACGGCCTGCCCATGGAGCTGGACGATCCGGGCGTCCGCCACAGCGTGTTGGCCGACTTCCGCGAGCGCCTCGCGTGGCACGAGTGCCCCGACCGTCTTCTCGATCTGGCGCTCTCCCGCCTCCTTGAGGTTGGCCTCAAGGAGGCGGCCTCGTACGCGAGCGCACTACGCAGCGGACCGACTCCATCCATGTTCTGGCCGCGGTGCGCGACCTGA
- a CDS encoding transposase: MTKGQCQPCPDRPLCTASRDGAQNVGFPPQELRDLQVRARTEQQTPGWKARYAVRSGVEGTINEFAHGHGMRHCRYRRQPKAHLQHVLTASP, from the coding sequence TTGACCAAGGGCCAGTGCCAGCCGTGTCCGGACCGTCCCCTGTGCACCGCCTCCCGCGACGGCGCCCAGAACGTGGGCTTTCCCCCGCAAGAACTCCGCGACCTGCAAGTCCGCGCCCGCACCGAGCAGCAGACGCCCGGCTGGAAGGCCCGTTACGCGGTCCGCTCCGGAGTGGAGGGCACCATCAACGAGTTCGCCCACGGACACGGCATGCGCCACTGCCGCTACCGAAGACAGCCAAAAGCCCACCTACAGCACGTACTCACGGCATCGCCGTGA
- a CDS encoding HNH endonuclease, translating into MLGRTSPGDGVYLGHVRPLSLGGEDIDSNVQVLCHGCHGLKTRTDFRFDSVGNLEVARSTSEGSPGLRAGDLALVQEGLEGGRRSVAGR; encoded by the coding sequence GTGCTTGGGCGAACTTCCCCGGGGGACGGGGTGTACCTGGGCCATGTGCGCCCGCTGTCCCTCGGTGGCGAGGACATAGACAGCAACGTTCAGGTGCTGTGCCACGGGTGCCATGGACTCAAGACGCGCACAGATTTTAGGTTTGACTCCGTCGGGAATCTTGAGGTGGCCAGGTCAACTTCCGAGGGTTCGCCAGGACTTCGAGCGGGGGATCTCGCGCTGGTCCAGGAAGGTCTGGAAGGCGGTCGGCGGTCGGTGGCGGGACGCTGA
- a CDS encoding TnsA endonuclease N-terminal domain-containing protein: protein MTAEVLADWEHVTGHVLRPERREVFLARQVVHDLAATAVSVRRTAARRLWHDGETLLLDHWLLECVCPGAVRLTADWPLIAERDADTVLVLRELVAAAVGEMPAERDQEVLSCRLGLDDRPAQTLEKVAEALGISRERVRQLQTRAIRRLANSDAPASRKLRQVLAELSCVERVPSEAGPSAAERLLDLSDVLLSSVAPRQAIPLLARLAGADKVRADNLAAEASTIRILRHETARREAARQGRIERATRRWVALADEVNWFGDPEPALPHAELEALRETENVDRGRFGAWHCPKLDRDVSYESETELRAIQLLSFAPQIAYYQEQPLAISYQFAGQQRTYYPDLLAATVDGRCILIEVKPVYEMAMAVNVAKYRAAVEFCRNRGWGLVATDGNRTRRLLEQRTVDPRLETTLAAALEAQGELSWPQVRAAAGSLPLDTLGLCSLILKRGWTWHSRPYRLRPAPPPNSLGTPSEPIVHTPDRLPAETGPASAAPHVECGEAVTQRG, encoded by the coding sequence GTGACGGCCGAGGTGCTGGCGGACTGGGAGCACGTGACCGGCCATGTGCTGCGTCCCGAACGGCGCGAGGTCTTCCTCGCCCGGCAAGTGGTTCACGACTTAGCGGCTACAGCCGTGTCCGTACGGCGGACAGCGGCCCGGCGGCTGTGGCACGACGGTGAAACACTGCTGCTGGACCACTGGCTGCTCGAATGCGTGTGCCCCGGTGCCGTGCGCCTGACGGCCGACTGGCCGCTGATCGCCGAACGCGATGCCGACACGGTGCTCGTCCTGAGGGAGCTGGTCGCCGCGGCCGTGGGCGAGATGCCTGCTGAGCGGGACCAGGAGGTCCTCTCCTGCCGCCTGGGCCTTGACGATCGACCGGCCCAGACCCTGGAGAAGGTGGCCGAGGCCCTCGGCATCTCGCGGGAGCGGGTTCGCCAGCTGCAGACGAGGGCGATCCGCCGCCTGGCGAACTCCGACGCCCCGGCTTCCCGAAAGCTCCGACAGGTACTGGCCGAACTGAGCTGTGTGGAGCGCGTTCCGTCCGAGGCGGGTCCCTCGGCCGCGGAACGGTTACTCGACCTGTCGGACGTGCTGCTGTCCTCGGTAGCGCCTCGGCAGGCGATACCCCTTCTGGCACGGCTGGCCGGCGCCGACAAGGTTCGTGCGGACAACCTGGCCGCAGAGGCATCGACGATACGCATCCTGCGGCACGAGACTGCCCGTCGCGAAGCGGCACGACAGGGGCGCATCGAACGTGCCACCCGACGTTGGGTGGCACTGGCCGACGAAGTCAACTGGTTCGGCGACCCCGAACCGGCCCTGCCACATGCAGAATTGGAAGCTCTCCGAGAGACGGAGAACGTCGACCGAGGACGCTTCGGGGCATGGCACTGCCCGAAGCTGGACCGCGATGTGTCGTACGAGTCGGAGACGGAGCTGCGAGCGATCCAACTGCTCAGCTTCGCACCGCAGATCGCGTACTACCAGGAACAGCCCTTGGCCATCAGCTACCAGTTCGCCGGGCAACAGCGCACCTATTACCCGGATCTCCTGGCTGCGACCGTGGACGGTCGCTGCATCCTCATCGAGGTTAAACCAGTCTACGAAATGGCGATGGCCGTCAACGTCGCCAAGTACCGAGCCGCCGTGGAGTTCTGCCGGAACCGCGGCTGGGGCCTCGTGGCCACGGATGGCAACCGCACCCGCAGACTCCTCGAACAACGCACGGTCGACCCGCGTCTGGAGACCACACTGGCCGCCGCCCTCGAGGCGCAGGGAGAACTCTCCTGGCCACAGGTCCGAGCCGCGGCCGGATCGCTGCCCCTGGATACGTTGGGCCTGTGTTCCTTGATCCTCAAGCGTGGTTGGACATGGCATAGTCGTCCCTACCGGCTCCGCCCGGCCCCACCGCCAAACAGCCTCGGCACCCCCTCGGAGCCGATTGTGCACACTCCCGACCGTCTACCTGCGGAGACCGGGCCCGCGTCCGCTGCCCCTCACGTTGAATGCGGTGAGGCAGTAACTCAGCGCGGATGA